Proteins from a single region of Esox lucius isolate fEsoLuc1 chromosome 13, fEsoLuc1.pri, whole genome shotgun sequence:
- the prr16 gene encoding protein Largen, whose translation MVTLEKELRVEKTSYDQLKDEPAEDRRQSEKTAWEKSNTELAKTLFEVEEKARQSVAAQRQAEEERGQAAASLLEVERLNSETEQRWQALLREKGLEMDALEKAKSEARKELSQIKIEVVHEIDSLTCDLQLEEEMTDSSKTDTLNSSSSSTATTTTASSIEKIKIYPDDASFRPPSVVPAVLTVLKKPHPPPPPPRLTPIKAEENNKNSPSGNLLTKANGTLMRNGVFPGKPNRDLSCCISNSKKDEKALLPVPLLRHEKSKCAQATRERVRFSEKVQYHGYCPDCDLQYDVENTDMHLQLELTDDTSPVHQCTSLPLALENGGLSVSYSFPPANPPLVPRPRPSPKPQKTILRKSTTTTV comes from the exons ATGGTCACACTGGAGAAAGAGTTGAGGGTTGAAAAGACTTCTTACGACCAGCTGAAGGATGAGCCGGCAGAAGACAGACGGCAGTCTGAGAAAACTGCCTGGGAAAAGAGCAACACTGAGCTGGCCAAAACCCTTTTTGAAGTGGAAGAGAAGGCCCGCCAGTCTGTTGCAGCCCAGCGACAGGCTGAGGAGGAGCGGGGACAGGCCGCAGCCAGCCTCCTGGAGGTGGAGAGGCTGAACAGTGAGACTGAGCAGAGGTGGCAGGCCCTACTGAGGGAAAAAGGGCTGGAGATGGATGCCCTGGAGAAAGCAAAATCTGAAGCTCGGAAAGAGTTGTCCCAGATTAAGATTGAG GTTGTGCATGAGATTGACTCCCTCACCTGTGACCTacagctggaggaggagatgacGGACAGCTCCAAGACGGACACGCTGAACAGCAGTTCCAGTAGcaccgccaccaccaccacggCCTCCAGCATCGAGAAGATCAAGATCTACCCCGACGACGCCTCCTTCAGGCCCCCGTCTGTCGTTCCCGCTGTTCTGACGGTGCTGAAGAAGCCCCACcctcccccgccccctcccAGGCTGACACCTATCAAGGCGGAGGAGAATAACAAGAATTCTCCATCAGGGAACCTTCTAACCAAGGCTAATGGGACACTTATGCGCAACGGTGTTTTCCCTGGGAAGCCAAACAGAGACTTATCGTGCTGCATCTCTAATAGTAAAAAGGACGAGAAGGCACTTCTGCCCGTACCTTTGCTACGGCACGAAAAGAGCAAATGTGCCCAGGCGACCCGGGAGCGGGTCCGGTTCAGTGAAAAGGTCCAGTATCATGGCTACTGCCCTGACTGTGACCTGCAATACGACGTTGAAAACACAGATATGCACTTACAGCTGGAGCTGACGGATGACACCAGCCCTGTCCATCAGTGCACCTCCTTACCACTCGCGTTGGAAAACGGCGGCCTCAGTGTTAGCTACAGTTTCCCACCCGCAAACCCACCTCTTGTGCCTCGTCCTCGCCCTTCCCCGAAGCCCCAGAAGACCATCCTGAGGAAATCGACCACCACTACGGTTTGA